The Pyruvatibacter sp. HU-CL02332 genome includes a window with the following:
- the smc gene encoding chromosome segregation protein SMC has product MKLSRLRLTGFKSFVEPTELVIEQGLTGVVGPNGCGKSNLLEALRWVMGESSYKSMRATGMDDVIFSGTSGRPARNMAEVVLSIDNAERTAPAAYNEADEIEISRRIEREMGSAYRINGSDSRARDVQTFFADASTGAHSPALVQQGQIGKLIGAKPTARRQILEEAAGISGLHSRRHEAELRLRQAETNLERLDDVTAQIETQLQSLKRQARQATRFRNVSKDIRRAEAMSLHLRHHAASEIEKTHELGLQEADRAVAAATEETARTSRLQFEAGEKLPDLRDTEARAAAAYHRLTVERDQLANEARQAEQAIERLDAQLRQIEADLVRERDGITDTNESLTTLNAEEAELKQADEGSDEARETAQAKVTQLSEALSEKETGVETLSRELADLAARRQGLTRRINETRARLEKLNATRSTLAAEREEIARSSDVQAAMAGRRAGVDHSREAVATAEAAAQEAERARAEATAAEEQARAPLSGAQQRLGKLEAEASALADLLRVADGDLWPPLIDSVSVRPGFEAALGSALGEDIEQPADEAAPVHWHTLPAIDQPHSLPDGAEPLSTYVDGPAALQRRLSHVGLVDQALGRRLQGQLSPGQRLVSKEGDLWRWDGYTAAADAPTAAAQRLAQRNRLADLDAELEAARAETKRLSEAHDATKQAVSNAATRESAVRTEWKAAQGALTAAQDALAAAEKAASAQITRLAAVDDGLARTAADIEETRTALEAVNAEAAELPAEDEKRAAFEALRAEVQTLRQETSLARAAFDGLAREAQARTQRLGAIGHERNRWQSRLETANAQIKTLEERQTSTKAERADLEQVPAQVEEKAKALMDRLSESEKTRQEAADALAVAEKELSDADKANKEATDTLSEARETRARIDAMLEGARNQVAEAARLIHDAFECAPAQVLAAGEIKDDEALPPLEDVERKLERYKRERENMGAVNLRAEEESREAQEQLDSMLTERGDLEQAIAKLRQGIGSLNKEGRQRLLDAFGTVNENFTRLFTRLFGGGTAHLELVESDDPLEAGLEIFARPPGKRLTTLSLLSGGEQALTAMSLIFAVFLTNPSPICVLDEVDAPLDDANVERFCKLLNDMRGETDTRFLVITHHPFTMSHMDRLFGVTMAEPGVSQLVSVDLAGAEAIRDAV; this is encoded by the coding sequence TTGAAGCTTAGCCGCCTCCGCCTAACCGGCTTTAAATCTTTTGTTGAACCCACCGAGCTCGTGATCGAGCAAGGGCTGACCGGCGTTGTCGGTCCCAATGGGTGCGGCAAGTCCAATCTGCTGGAAGCTCTGCGCTGGGTGATGGGTGAAAGCTCATACAAATCCATGCGCGCAACCGGCATGGACGACGTGATCTTCTCCGGCACGTCAGGCCGACCGGCCCGCAACATGGCGGAAGTAGTTCTGTCCATCGACAATGCGGAGCGCACGGCCCCCGCCGCCTACAACGAAGCCGACGAGATCGAAATCTCGCGCCGCATTGAGCGTGAGATGGGGTCCGCCTATCGCATCAACGGGTCTGACTCGCGCGCTCGCGATGTGCAGACCTTCTTTGCTGATGCGTCAACCGGCGCGCACTCCCCAGCCCTCGTGCAACAGGGCCAGATCGGCAAGCTGATCGGCGCCAAGCCAACAGCGCGGCGTCAGATCCTTGAAGAAGCGGCCGGCATTTCGGGTCTTCATTCGCGCCGCCATGAGGCTGAGCTGCGTCTGCGTCAGGCTGAGACCAATCTTGAGCGGCTTGATGATGTCACCGCACAGATTGAAACCCAGCTGCAGAGCCTGAAGCGTCAGGCCCGGCAGGCAACCCGCTTCCGCAATGTCTCCAAGGACATTCGCCGGGCGGAAGCCATGTCACTGCATCTGCGCCATCACGCGGCATCCGAAATCGAAAAGACCCATGAGCTGGGCCTGCAGGAAGCTGATCGCGCCGTTGCGGCTGCGACCGAAGAAACCGCCCGCACCTCACGTCTTCAGTTTGAAGCCGGTGAAAAGCTGCCAGACCTTCGCGACACCGAAGCCCGCGCGGCAGCGGCCTATCATCGGCTGACGGTCGAGCGCGATCAGCTTGCGAATGAAGCACGTCAGGCGGAGCAGGCCATTGAACGGCTGGACGCCCAGCTGCGCCAGATCGAGGCTGACCTTGTACGTGAGCGCGATGGCATCACCGACACCAATGAAAGCCTGACGACCCTCAATGCTGAAGAAGCCGAGCTGAAACAAGCGGACGAAGGGTCCGATGAAGCCCGCGAGACTGCGCAGGCAAAAGTCACGCAGCTCTCTGAAGCTTTGTCTGAAAAAGAAACCGGCGTTGAAACCCTGTCGCGTGAACTGGCTGATCTTGCGGCCCGCCGCCAGGGTCTGACGCGGCGCATCAATGAAACCCGTGCACGACTTGAAAAACTCAATGCGACACGCAGCACGCTGGCCGCCGAACGCGAAGAGATTGCACGGTCCTCGGACGTGCAGGCCGCCATGGCGGGACGCCGTGCAGGCGTTGACCATTCACGCGAAGCAGTCGCGACCGCTGAAGCTGCGGCGCAGGAAGCTGAGCGCGCTCGCGCTGAAGCAACCGCGGCTGAAGAACAGGCGCGCGCGCCACTTTCTGGTGCGCAGCAGCGCCTTGGCAAACTGGAAGCAGAAGCATCAGCACTGGCAGACCTGCTTCGGGTCGCCGATGGCGATCTGTGGCCACCTCTGATCGACAGTGTCTCTGTCCGTCCCGGGTTTGAGGCAGCCCTTGGGTCAGCACTGGGCGAAGACATTGAACAGCCTGCGGACGAAGCAGCGCCTGTGCACTGGCACACCCTGCCCGCCATCGACCAACCGCATTCGCTGCCGGATGGCGCCGAACCGCTCTCTACCTATGTGGACGGACCGGCTGCGCTGCAGCGGCGTCTGTCCCACGTAGGTCTGGTGGATCAGGCGCTTGGCCGTCGTCTGCAGGGTCAGCTGTCACCGGGTCAGCGTCTTGTGTCCAAGGAAGGCGATCTGTGGCGCTGGGACGGGTACACGGCAGCAGCCGATGCCCCGACGGCAGCAGCGCAGCGACTGGCACAGCGCAATCGTCTCGCGGACCTGGATGCCGAGCTTGAAGCAGCGCGGGCAGAAACCAAGCGGCTTTCCGAGGCGCATGACGCAACCAAGCAGGCGGTCAGCAACGCAGCCACGCGTGAGAGCGCTGTACGCACTGAATGGAAAGCGGCACAGGGAGCCTTGACGGCAGCGCAGGACGCGCTGGCGGCTGCAGAGAAAGCTGCTTCCGCTCAGATTACCCGTCTTGCGGCAGTTGATGATGGTCTTGCGCGCACAGCTGCAGACATTGAAGAAACACGCACGGCCCTTGAAGCTGTGAATGCGGAAGCAGCTGAACTTCCCGCCGAAGATGAAAAGCGTGCGGCATTTGAAGCATTGCGTGCTGAAGTTCAAACGCTGCGTCAGGAAACAAGTCTGGCGCGGGCTGCCTTTGACGGTCTTGCCCGAGAAGCCCAGGCGCGCACGCAGCGGCTTGGTGCCATTGGGCACGAGCGCAACCGCTGGCAGAGCCGCCTTGAAACGGCAAACGCCCAGATCAAGACCCTGGAAGAACGCCAGACATCCACAAAAGCTGAACGCGCTGACCTGGAGCAGGTGCCTGCTCAGGTTGAAGAAAAAGCCAAGGCGCTGATGGATCGCCTGTCAGAGTCAGAAAAGACCCGTCAGGAAGCAGCCGACGCGCTTGCTGTTGCTGAGAAGGAACTGTCAGACGCTGACAAGGCCAATAAAGAAGCAACTGACACCCTGAGCGAAGCGCGCGAAACCCGTGCCCGTATTGACGCGATGCTGGAAGGTGCGCGCAATCAGGTGGCGGAAGCTGCCCGGCTTATCCACGATGCATTTGAGTGCGCACCCGCGCAGGTACTGGCAGCCGGCGAGATCAAGGACGACGAAGCGCTGCCGCCGCTTGAAGACGTTGAGCGCAAGCTCGAACGCTACAAGCGCGAGCGGGAAAACATGGGCGCCGTCAATCTGCGCGCCGAAGAAGAATCCCGTGAAGCACAGGAGCAACTCGACTCCATGCTGACCGAACGCGGTGATCTGGAGCAGGCGATTGCGAAGCTGCGTCAGGGCATCGGCAGCCTCAACAAGGAAGGCCGCCAGCGGCTTCTGGATGCATTCGGCACGGTGAATGAGAACTTCACCCGCCTGTTCACCCGCCTGTTTGGTGGCGGCACAGCGCATCTGGAACTCGTTGAGTCCGATGACCCGCTTGAGGCTGGTCTTGAAATCTTTGCCCGTCCACCCGGCAAGCGCCTGACCACGCTGTCGCTTCTCTCAGGTGGTGAGCAGGCGCTGACGGCGATGTCGCTTATCTTTGCGGTGTTCTTGACGAACCCCTCACCGATCTGCGTGCTCGACGAAGTGGACGCGCCGCTTGACGATGCAAATGTCGAGCGGTTCTGCAAATTGCTGAACGACATGCGCGGCGAGACAGACACGCGTTTCCTTGTCATCACCCACCACCCCTTCACCATGTCGCATATGGACCGCCTGTTCGGCGTCACCATGGCGGAGCCGGGTGTGAGCCAGCTGGTGTCTGTTGACCTTGCAGGTGCGGAAGCCATACGCGACGCGGTCTGA
- a CDS encoding DciA family protein produces the protein MSPSTYKSRPIPRSIPRQRLTFERLGTRLDGLTRKAFTKFGFADDHVLTRWQEIVGPQMARLTSPERLSPPQKGASGGSTLTVRVAGAAALEMQHLAPQIIDKINGFYGRPMVARLKLVQGPLPKPASKPKPQAATGGLFGSSTPASKPDIAPHYDIEDPDLAQALARLEQAVAE, from the coding sequence ATGTCCCCATCGACTTACAAGTCCCGGCCAATCCCCCGGTCCATTCCGCGCCAAAGGCTCACTTTTGAGCGGCTGGGCACGCGGCTGGACGGGCTGACGCGCAAGGCTTTCACCAAATTCGGCTTTGCGGATGACCATGTGCTGACGCGCTGGCAGGAGATTGTCGGCCCGCAGATGGCGCGACTGACTTCGCCTGAGCGCCTGTCGCCGCCGCAAAAAGGCGCATCCGGCGGCAGCACCCTGACCGTGCGCGTTGCAGGAGCCGCTGCCCTTGAGATGCAGCATCTAGCCCCGCAGATCATCGACAAGATCAACGGATTTTATGGTCGCCCCATGGTGGCCCGGCTGAAGCTGGTGCAAGGGCCGTTGCCTAAGCCTGCCAGCAAACCCAAACCGCAAGCAGCCACGGGTGGCCTGTTTGGGTCATCCACCCCTGCATCCAAGCCGGACATCGCGCCGCATTACGACATTGAAGACCCGGACCTTGCTCAGGCACTGGCCCGCCTTGAACAGGCAGTTGCTGAGTAG
- a CDS encoding DsbA family protein, translating to MSLPTSTSFKMPALTRRGFGAKIAKATVLAAALGLAACGDAGDGSAAGGSSVVNPALAYEHPLGEITLGDPDAPLTLVEYASYTCGHCAAFHAVNLPPLKEQYIETGKVFYIFREYPLDPVATAASMLTRCVATDKALQFAEVLFARQQQWAFVQDPRSALAAIARQGGISASQFEACMTDQEVLDGLREVQKHAQETLQVQATPTIFVGDEKINGNLPWAQLEEIITNQLPG from the coding sequence ATGTCCCTGCCCACTTCCACATCTTTCAAGATGCCCGCCCTTACCCGGCGTGGCTTTGGTGCCAAGATTGCTAAGGCAACGGTGCTGGCAGCAGCCCTTGGCCTTGCAGCGTGCGGCGACGCGGGCGATGGATCAGCAGCGGGTGGCAGCAGTGTCGTTAATCCGGCGCTGGCCTATGAGCATCCACTGGGCGAAATCACTCTGGGCGACCCGGATGCACCCCTGACGCTGGTTGAGTATGCGTCCTACACCTGCGGCCACTGTGCAGCCTTCCACGCTGTAAACCTGCCCCCCCTCAAAGAGCAGTACATCGAGACCGGCAAGGTCTTTTACATTTTCCGCGAATACCCGCTGGATCCGGTGGCCACGGCGGCCTCCATGCTGACGCGCTGCGTGGCAACGGACAAGGCGCTGCAGTTTGCAGAGGTCCTGTTTGCCCGGCAGCAGCAGTGGGCCTTTGTGCAGGACCCCCGCTCTGCCCTTGCGGCGATTGCGCGCCAGGGCGGTATTTCGGCGTCTCAGTTTGAAGCCTGCATGACCGATCAGGAGGTTCTTGATGGCCTGCGTGAGGTCCAGAAGCATGCGCAGGAGACCCTGCAAGTGCAGGCCACACCTACGATTTTCGTCGGTGACGAGAAGATCAACGGCAATCTGCCCTGGGCCCAGCTGGAAGAGATCATCACAAACCAGTTGCCGGGGTAA
- the mutY gene encoding A/G-specific adenine glycosylase translates to MAPRPRKTGSSKVSPAAHQLLDWYDRHARDLPWRISPKARKKGAKADPYKVWLSEIMLQQTTVKTVGPYFLKFVELWPRVEDLAAASSAEVMSAWAGLGYYSRARNLHACAKVVAERHGGKFPQTEEGLLALPGIGPYTAAAVASIAFDEPAEVMDGNVERVVSRLFAIDTPLPAAKVEIKERLKELVPQKRPGDFAQATMDLGATLCSPKKPACSLCPWAEECEANAKGIAETLPVKPPKKAKPTRYGSAYWLTDAKGHVLLRTRPPKGLLGGMDEVPGSEWSEHDADPTTDAAPTSASWQQLPGTVTHVFTHFALELTVYTAQAATRGKVKGDWVPLDALAQRALPTVMRKIVAHADPEAAKQFRKKA, encoded by the coding sequence ATGGCACCCAGACCCAGAAAAACAGGCTCGTCGAAAGTCAGTCCGGCAGCGCACCAGCTTCTGGACTGGTATGACCGCCACGCCCGCGACCTGCCCTGGCGCATCTCGCCCAAGGCGCGAAAAAAGGGCGCAAAAGCTGACCCCTACAAGGTCTGGCTCTCTGAAATAATGCTGCAGCAGACAACGGTCAAAACCGTGGGGCCGTATTTTCTGAAGTTCGTTGAGTTGTGGCCACGGGTCGAAGACCTCGCCGCCGCGTCGTCAGCTGAAGTAATGAGCGCATGGGCGGGCCTTGGCTACTACAGCCGCGCCCGCAACCTGCACGCCTGCGCCAAGGTTGTCGCCGAACGACATGGCGGCAAATTCCCGCAAACCGAAGAAGGTCTCCTGGCCCTTCCCGGCATCGGCCCCTATACCGCTGCCGCCGTGGCGTCGATCGCCTTCGATGAACCTGCTGAGGTCATGGACGGAAATGTGGAACGCGTTGTCTCACGTCTTTTTGCCATCGACACGCCGCTTCCTGCCGCCAAGGTGGAGATCAAAGAGCGCCTCAAAGAACTTGTGCCGCAAAAACGCCCCGGCGACTTCGCGCAGGCAACAATGGATCTGGGGGCCACGCTGTGTTCACCCAAGAAACCTGCCTGCTCGCTTTGTCCGTGGGCGGAGGAATGTGAAGCGAATGCGAAGGGCATTGCAGAAACACTGCCGGTAAAGCCGCCAAAGAAAGCCAAGCCCACACGCTATGGATCAGCCTACTGGCTGACGGATGCCAAAGGTCATGTGCTGCTGCGCACCCGTCCCCCAAAAGGCCTGCTCGGTGGCATGGACGAAGTGCCCGGAAGTGAGTGGAGTGAGCACGACGCCGACCCGACCACCGACGCCGCACCAACCAGCGCAAGCTGGCAGCAGCTGCCGGGCACCGTGACCCACGTCTTCACGCATTTTGCCCTGGAGCTGACGGTCTACACCGCCCAGGCTGCGACACGCGGCAAGGTCAAGGGCGACTGGGTGCCGCTCGATGCCTTGGCACAACGCGCATTGCCAACCGTCATGCGCAAGATCGTTGCCCATGCCGACCCGGAAGCTGCGAAGCAGTTCAGGAAAAAAGCCTAG